TTTCAAAAACTCCTTGATTCCATATATTGGTCGTAGGGATGGCGCATATAACACGACTTTCTTTCCAGAATTGTTTAATATAGGCAAAATTTTTTCTTTGAGCTCTGTTGTAGGCTCTTCCCGAATATTCAATGAGATATCTGGAATAGCTGGCGGTATATAGATAATTTTATTGTTAACTTTTTGTTTTGAAATGCATTGAGCTATTATTTTATGGATCTTGTGATTTGTTATTACCAAACTGGATTTTTCTATGACAAACCTAGAAATTACTCTGTTAATTCCGTGGATACCGTAGTCTTTTGCTTCGCGAACTACTTGGATATCGTAGCCCCAAATGACAGAAATAACCTTAGTTTTCCAAATTTTTGATAATAATAAAGCTAAAAACCCAGCTGGATATAGCCAGTGAGCATATATAATGTCGTACTTTTTACTTGCTATCTTTTTATTTTCTAAAAAAGTAACAAAAAGTAGAAGGTAATATAGTACTTGTGGTATTAATGGAGGACGTAGCTTAATTAGAGATAAGCAGACTTTGGGAAAATGCTTAACAAGATACTTAAGAATTCGTGGAAGAAGATTCTTGTTTAGATTAGGAACAACAACGTACGTCAAGTCGAGTTTTTTACCTAAATGTTCTGCTTCCAGTCTAACTTGCGGATGATCAACAGAGGTCAAAAATAAAACCTTCAAGGCTTCAAACCTATTAAATTATTGTCTGAGTAATACATTCATTTTTTACTCCGATCTTACTAGTGAACTGATCCCTGCAATATTATCGCTTCGAAGACGCGCAAAGCATTTATCTTTCACTTCACCTTTAACTAAGCCAATACTATATCTATCTTCTGTTGAAACACCTGAATACCATAT
This sequence is a window from Candidatus Methanomethylicota archaeon. Protein-coding genes within it:
- a CDS encoding glycosyltransferase, producing the protein MTSVDHPQVRLEAEHLGKKLDLTYVVVPNLNKNLLPRILKYLVKHFPKVCLSLIKLRPPLIPQVLYYLLLFVTFLENKKIASKKYDIIYAHWLYPAGFLALLLSKIWKTKVISVIWGYDIQVVREAKDYGIHGINRVISRFVIEKSSLVITNHKIHKIIAQCISKQKVNNKIIYIPPAIPDISLNIREEPTTELKEKILPILNNSGKKVVLYAPSLRPIYGIKEFLKAARIVSNSIKDCAFIIVGDGELKNEAIKFIRENELEDRVFLLGKVSYESMKILYKMSTLVCDLAYPGSGTTTLEAFCFGKPVIGIKSPKSIITHGKNGFLIEKGDYGSLAKYMEILLKNPKLQETFSLEARNTYEKYFNIEKRILVLVGIFNKMMRGS